A genomic stretch from Candidatus Thermoplasmatota archaeon includes:
- a CDS encoding uL15m family ribosomal protein → MKDKTRKYRGLTTHGRGSMKKGRGRGEKGGGGFGGTKHKHLKYRWGSHGFKFHGIAHKKKAINVGDLIKFEDKEVNLKEMGYDKLLGSGIINRPMKVIVPFATEKAVKKIKAAGGEVITD, encoded by the coding sequence ATGAAAGATAAAACAAGGAAATATCGCGGATTGACCACCCACGGCAGGGGAAGTATGAAAAAGGGGAGAGGGAGAGGAGAAAAAGGCGGAGGAGGCTTCGGCGGAACGAAGCATAAGCACCTTAAATATAGATGGGGTTCACACGGATTTAAGTTTCACGGGATTGCACATAAAAAGAAAGCGATAAACGTCGGTGATTTGATAAAATTTGAAGATAAAGAGGTAAATTTGAAGGAAATGGGATATGATAAACTTCTCGGGTCGGGAATTATTAACAGGCCAATGAAGGTTATTGTGCCATTTGCTACAGAAAAAGCAGTAAAAAAGATAAAGGCGGCTGGCGGGGAAGTCATAACGGATTGA